From a single Pempheris klunzingeri isolate RE-2024b chromosome 2, fPemKlu1.hap1, whole genome shotgun sequence genomic region:
- the LOC139218722 gene encoding globoside alpha-1,3-N-acetylgalactosaminyltransferase 1-like, giving the protein MALFPFCKTPAGPVRVTRLHLVLYCFLLSLIIYFLHGRKAAVSVESPHPIFHALGLERGRPVTDMKVFKVAVQQTPMETPWGAPLVWGDTRKSARRRAKFEHRGIRTGLLALVVGTYAQFIRRFLSSAETHFLPGQMVTYYILTDNPRSLDPPIKLGPKRQLKVVPVAELPGWDRLAHRRMALLADAIKNPIGSEVEYIFCADIDQEFVAPVGEEILGDLVATLHPELYGMPRNTFPYEVEEVSSACVEEDKGDYYYTSELYGGLVSEMYKLAQACSLLILQDHANGVKARGLEESYLNRYLIDHRPTCVLSPEYSWWDSALAADVPVPRVISLGRQHEA; this is encoded by the exons GACCAGTCAGAGTGACAAGATTACATCTGGTCCTGTACTGTTTTCTGCTGTCTCTAATCATAT ACTTCCTCCATGGACGtaaagctgctgtcagtgtggaATCACCTCATCCTATCTTTCACGCTTTGGGACTGGAGAGGGGAAGACCAGTGACAGACATGAAGGTTTTCAAGGTAGCAGTGCAGCAAACTCCCATGGAGACACCATGGGGTGCTCCGTTAGTGTGGGGTGACACCCGTAAGTCAGCTCGGCGTAGGGCTAAATTCGAACACCGGGGAATCCGTACAGGCCTGCTGGCACTCGTGGTGGGGACTTACGCCCAGTTCATCCGACGTTTCCTCTCTTCAGCTGAAACCCACTTTCTCCCTGGTCAGATGGTTACGTACTACATCCTCACAGACAATCCCCGTTCACTAGATCCGCCCATCAAGTTGGGGCCTAAACGACAGCTGAAGGTGGTTCCTGTTGCAGAGCTGCCTGGCTGGGACAGATTGGCCCATCGCCGGATGGCCCTGCTCGCTGATGCCATCAAAAACCCAATCGGCAGCGAGGTTGAATACATCTTCTGCGCTGACATCGATCAGGAGTTTGTGGCCCCTGTGGGAGAGGAAATCCTGGGAGACCTGGTGGCCACGTTGCACCCAGAGCTCTATGGGATGCCTCGAAATACATTTCCTTACGAAGTTGAAGAGGTCTCATCAGCTTGCgtggaggaggacaaaggagaCTACTACTACACCTCCGAGCTGTACGGAGGATTGGTGTCTGAGATGTACAAACTGGCTCAAGCCTGCTCTTTGCTCATTCTGCAGGACCATGCTAACGGGGTAAAGGCCCGGGGCCTCGAAGAGAGCTACCTGAACCGCTACCTGATTGACCACAGGCCAACCTGCGTGTTGTCACCAGAGTACAGCTGGTGGGACTCGGCCCTGGCTGCTGATGTGCCTGTGCCCAGAGTGATCTCCTTGGGAAGGCAGCACGAGGCTTAA